The region AGATAGCAGAACCAGTTGGGCTTGACCTACCTGTTGCATAGCTACTTGTATCACTATCTGTCTCTGAGGAAGCTGGTGAAGATGGAGTTTCAAGCTGGTCACAGTCATGTTCAGATGATGACTTTTCATGCAGTGGAATAGCATTAGAAATTTTTGCTGATGATACAAGACAATTTGCTAGCAAAGAGGGAGCTGCATCAAAGCTAAATGCTTCAAGGTCCAAGTTAGTTGTTATACTTTGACTGTCACGGCTGCTTTGTTTGTTATTGTAATCATAATCATAGTTGGAAGCAAGGGAGTATCCTGAAGATGATGCTACATGAAAAAGTATTGTGCTTGGTTTTGGAGGCACATAATCCACTGAAACATGTGAGAAATTAGGAAGGGGTATTCCAGGCTTTTCTTCCCAAACAAAGGGAACTGAGGCAATTAGTTTGAGTGGAATTTTAGGCAAGTAGTGGTTGCAAACTGAAGAAGATGCTTCTGGCTTCCAATCTTTCTTGGGAATGCCTGGCATTAATTCCCATAAGAAAGGAACTGATGGTGGTTCCCTAACATGCTTCTTTCTTTGATCCATTTTTCATTGCATTGCTTTGGTGAGTTTGCACTAGTCCATCTTATAATCAAGTTGTGAGTGTGATTAGTAGTGGTTTACTACCAACTCTTGTTAACTGCACCATTTTGTTCTCCTAGAGATTAGCTGATTAGGCATACCTGCCCTCCATCCCAACTTTGTTTACAAGTTTCTTACTACGTGGCATGTAGACTTTGGAATCCATGGAATTATGAAATCACTCATGTGGCACAAGCATTTCATAGGTTTTAATTTTCTGTGTTAAAGCTTACCAAGTCCTGACTTAATCTGGTCAGGTATGCAAACAAATAAATAGTTAGTTTATTTTCATGCTGGTTCATGGACTTTGAGTTAGCCTAATATGTCCTGATGTCAGcataacattttaaaaaaattaagattttaaaatttattttattttgactaTACTATTCATAGataatgttatttattttaaaatatcacACCTTAGTTTATGTTTTTTAAATTCATGAATTAGCTacatatttagtatttaaaCCTAGGTATACGATCACATGTTGACTCAGTTGATAATGACAAACTACTTCCCCTCATAAGATTGTGTTCGAATGTTCGATACTCAATGTCAATCTGATGTCTATTTTAGTGGGGATTCACAAGCACATTTGTAAGCGACATATAGTTTTGGAGGTATCTCATGTCCCATAGCGGTGACCACCGAAACTGAAACCCACTTAAACATTTATTCATCTCAGTAAATTGTAGTCAGCACAATCAAGCGCCTAAATCAACTAACAAAGATTGTTTTATAATGAATGACTTTTTTTTTCCGAATGCATAATAATCCTTGGGCCGGTGATGGTGGCCTAAATATACAATGTCCAATATCCTTTTTTTTGTCCAAATTGTTTTTCAGACACCCCAAAATCAGTTATTTACACACACACACCTATATGATTCAAATAACCAAAGACACTCTTCTTCCCATGGTCTCTCTTCAGCAAACATCCTCTTTCCAGTGAAATTCCGGTAACGTCTCCGCCTGTAATCGAGCTTCCTCCAACAGTGACCGTCTTCAATTTCTGAGGTTAGGGTTTGTTTTTATGCTATTTGTCTTGCGATTTGTTTCAGTGAACCACAGTTGCATTTCTCTGTTCAGTTTTGTTTCCATTTTATTATGATGCTTAGGGTTTAGCTAACAACCACTCATCTAATTCTGAACGAAATCAAACACATTAATTTCACAAACATTCATACATCTTATCTAATTCTTAGAGTTGGCACCATGGTTTGAGTTTGTTTCTGCAGTTCTAACACCACCAAATATTTAATGTACTGTGTTTGCTGTTCTTGTGATTCAGGGTTTTCAATTCAATGGCCTCAAAAACCGATGGCGAGAATTCAACCGATACCACTCCATCATTGTAAGGAAAATTTTCTATCTTTTTAagctttttgctttgtttgcatCATTTTATCACAGCTTCATATGTGTGTATATTAAGCTGGTATTTTATTCATGGTATGAAAAGATAAGGGAGTACCATTCAATTCAAGGTTGTCAATCTAGAGAGTTTACGTAATCTCGTGGAGAGTGTAATCTCGTATCGTAAACTCATATTGTAATCTCGTAAGAGATcatgcaattttttttaaaagaaacagTAATAATGATGAAGACGTGCTAATAACAttaaaaattaaccaaatcatccaataataacatttaaaaCCATGCATAAATTACCAAATATCGAA is a window of Lotus japonicus ecotype B-129 chromosome 5, LjGifu_v1.2 DNA encoding:
- the LOC130718811 gene encoding uncharacterized protein LOC130718811 isoform X1, yielding MDQRKKHVREPPSVPFLWELMPGIPKKDWKPEASSSVCNHYLPKIPLKLIASVPFVWEEKPGIPLPNFSHVSVDYVPPKPSTILFHVASSSGYSLASNYDYDYNNKQSSRDSQSITTNLDLEAFSFDAAPSLLANCLVSSAKISNAIPLHEKSSSEHDCDQLETPSSPASSETDSDTSSYATGRSSPTGSAILECLFPLRTPTKSSFLERDGNSTKVLSLGALEQKGKDFGSEDCPSDMVRRPATLGELIMMSRRGSYVRKANQIGKWDPPKIMRKTGRKQAFGCFSMVTSSSVIEGLLKKKYPKLKLI
- the LOC130718811 gene encoding uncharacterized protein LOC130718811 isoform X2; protein product: MDQRKKHVREPPSVPFLWELMPGIPKKDWKPEASSSVCNHYLPKIPLKLIASVPFVWEEKPGIPLPNFSHVSVDYVPPKPSTILFHVASSSGYSLASNYDYDYNNKQSSRDSQSITTNLDLEAFSFDAAPSLLANCLVSSAKISNAIPLHEKSSSEHDCDQLETPSSPASSETDSDTSSYATGALEQKGKDFGSEDCPSDMVRRPATLGELIMMSRRGSYVRKANQIGKWDPPKIMRKTGRKQAFGCFSMVTSSSVIEGLLKKKYPKLKLI